From a single Apium graveolens cultivar Ventura chromosome 2, ASM990537v1, whole genome shotgun sequence genomic region:
- the LOC141700377 gene encoding uncharacterized protein LOC141700377, translating to MKLPSSIKDVQKLTGRITDLRKFINKSGDKCIPFFKALKKVKDFAWTNESQTTFEELKKYMVQAPLLAQPVMNEILYIKVFSSLGYGLKKITFLLPSAQDRGIGKTTLMNIIHSPKNSGRLIKWSIELGEFDIKYKPITVIKVQDEADFMVECNIDNQEVRGQEDIPQGGMDNKEMRKKAEDKEFWLDFLTTNSEVEYEALIAGLGLARTLGVKNLKVFGDSKLVVSYVNGEFEARDETMAKYVRLIRLLMTQFDECHVEYIPKEENSKVDALTKFASSEVENSFGSVYFCSLKTRSIDIKLVAPIGLGGSWIDPIKAHLQIGWIPDDAMEARKLAIRALRYSLIDGILNKRSFVIPYLRCLRLDKARLALEEVHEGIYG from the exons ATGAAACTTCCCAGTTCTATAAAGGACGTTCAGAAACTTACTGGAAGGATCACCGATTTAAGAAAGTTCATCAACAAATCTGGGGATAAATGCATACCATTCTTCAAAgctttgaagaaggtgaaagaTTTTGCTTGGACTAATGAAAGTCAAACAACGTTTGAGGAATTGAAAAAATACATGGTTCAAGCCCCTTTGTTGGCCCAACCAGTTATGAATGAAATATTGTACAT AAAAGTTTTCTCTAGCCTTGGTTATGGCCTCAAGAAAATAACGTTCTTACTTCCAAGCGCACAAGATCGAGGTATTGGCAAAACAACCTTGATGAACATTATTCATAGTCCTAAGAATAGTGGAAGGTTGATAAAATGGTCCATTGAGCTCGGGGAGTTCGATATCAAGTATAAGCCTATTACGGTAATAAAAGTTCAAGACGAAGCAGACTTCATGGTTGAATGTAATATTGACAACCAAGAAGTTAGGGGGCAGGAAGATATACCCCAAGGGGGTATGGACAATAAGGAAATGAgaaagaaagctgaagataaggAATTTTGG TTGGATTTTCTAACTACAAACAGTGAGGTAGAATATGAAGCCCTCATAGCAGGACTTGGTCTAGCTAGAACCTTGGGGGTTAAAAATTTGAAAGTCTTTGGGGACTCAAAGCTTGTGGTATCCTATGTCAatggagaatttgaggcaagggatgaaaCCATGGCCAAGTATGTACGACTTATTAGACTTttgatgactcaattcgatgaatgccatgttgagtaTATCCCAAAAGAGGAAAACTCTAAGGTGGATGCTTTAACCAAGTTTGCCTCCTCCGAAGTAGAAAATAGTTTTGGAAGCGTATACTTCTGCagtttgaaaacacggagcattgatatTAAACTGGTTGCCCCTATAGGGCTTGGAGGATCATGGATAGACCCCATTAAGGCTCACCTTCAAATAGGTTGGATCCCTGATGATGCAATGGAAGCACGGAAACTAGCTATTCGAGCTTTGAGATATTCTTTAATTGATGGAATTCTAAACAAGAGATCCTTTGTGATTCCTTATCTTAGGTGCCTCAGGCTTGATAAGGCGCGACTAGCCCTTGAAGAGGTACATGAAGGCATTTATGGCTAA